Part of the uncultured Anaeromusa sp. genome is shown below.
CTATAGAACTGGGCATGACGCGGTTGCGGCCGCTTTCCTTAGCGATGTACATGGCTTGGTCTGCTCGCTTGTACCAGCGTTTGAAGGATTCGGCCCGCAAACGTTCGGCAACGCCAAAGCTGGCGGTGGTGCAGCCCGCTGTAGGATGCGGTGCGGTTTCCAAGGCTTGCCGTAGCTTTTCGGCGGCTTGAATGGCGTCGTTGAGGTTGGTCTGAGGCATGAGCAGGGCGAATTCTTCCCCGCCCAGACGAACGAGAATATCGGCTCTGCGCAGATGCTTTTTCGCTAATCTTGTCGTATACTTCAATACTTCGTCCCCGACAGGATGTCCCCAGGTATCGTTGACTTTTTTGAAACGGTCTAAATCGAAAATAACCAGTGAAATGGTTTCATTATATCGGTCGGCTCGATCCAGCAGCTCATCGAGAACTTGATCCAAAAAATAACGGTTGTATAAGCCTGTTAGCTCGTCGGTGGTGGCTTGCAGCTGCAGGCGATGATTTTGTGTAGTTAATAGAGCCGTTTGTTCGGACAGTTTGGCATTCACTGCTTGCAATTCTTTTTCTAAACGGCGTCGCTCGCTAGTATCGCGCGCAGAAGCGTAAATGTAGTTTCCAATGGGATGGGCGCGCCATTCCAGGTATTTGTATTCGCCGGTTTTGCAGCGGTAGCGGTTGATGAATTGGTTGAGGGGGATTTCTTCTTGCAAGGTGCTAAGGGCGGCTAAGGTGGCTTCAAGATCGTCGGGGTGAATGAAGTCGGTGACTAATTGTCCCTCTAGTTCGTCTGTGCTGTACCCGAGGATATTTTCAAACTCTTGATTGACCCGGATAAAGCGTCCGTTCTTGTCGCCGACGGCAAGCATGTCCAGATTGGACTGCAAGAATCCTGTGAACTCCATTTCCTGCATCACTTCCTGCGTAATGTCCGTAGAAATGGAAGCGACCGTGTCGGCGTCCAAAGCGAAAAGCGTCGTGCGCAGCCATTTTCCGATGAAATGCGCATGAAAGCTCAGGGTAATCTCTGTTTGGCTGCGGGAGGCTTCGTCCAAGCTGGAGATGAAGCGCTGGGTTCGCTCGCTATAATGGGGGTAAACCTCCAGGAAACGCCGGCCGATTAACTCGCTGGCGGGTCGCTGGAAGAAACGTTCCAGCGTAGGGTTTACATGTAAGAGAAGACTGTCACAGACAGCGCCAGTATCATTGCGGAGCAGCCGATGATAAGCGATGGCGTTGGGAGATCTTTCAAAAAGGGTGCGGTGATAATGGGAAGAATTGGACATCGTGACGGCCTCCCTGTTGGTTGTATGCAATAAAAACGTATATATTCATTATAGCAGTCTTGCAGGAACGGATATACTTGTTTTTCCAAAAATGGAAAAAAACAAAGCCAAGACCTGATTAAAGAGGCCTTGGCTTTGCTTGGTTAGCCGACAGAGACTTTGCCGTCCAAAAGCGGCACTGTATTAGCGCCTTGGGGCATGACAATATAGCGGGGAGCGTCGCTGGCGCAGCGCTCTTTGGCGATGGCCAGGGCCTCCTCCATGGTGCTTACAGGAATCATGTTTGCTTTTTTTACTAAATCCGCGTTTTGCGGCAGCGTCACCATGACAAAGGTGGCTATGTCGCCGCATTCCATTTCCTTAAGGACTACCCAGCCGGGGATGCCAAAATTCTTGCGCAAAGCGGCCTCCATTTCCTGACGGCTGCCGTATTTGAACCAGTCGCTGAATTCCGGCGGCTCGTAGATGTCGGGGCATTCGCTGAGGAGGATCACCACGCCGCCGCGCTTAACGGCATAGTAGGCGTTATCCATGGTTTTGCCGGTTTGGTACAAGTTGATGTCTTTGGGAAAACCGCCGGCTGTAGTGATGACGACATCCCCTTTTTCCGGGATATCCACGCCATAAATTTCGTCGACCAGTTTGGTTCCTTTCCGCCAGGCGGAGATCCAGTTGCCCGCAAAAATGCCTGCAAAGTCGCCTTTAGGAGTGGGCACGACATTGAGAATGAAGTCGGGCTTAACAAAGGCGGCAATCTCCATCATGTCCTCGTGGCATTCGTTGCCTTCGGTGCGTCCCGAAAAAGCGTTGGGGTTCGAGCCGGAAGCCCCGCCGGGCGCCAGCGCCCACAGATGGTTCTGGCGGATGGTCTTAATGGAGCTGCAACCGGGCAAGATGCTTTTGCGGCCGCCGCCGTAGCCTACCATGTAGTGGTAGATAATACCGCCGGTGAGAATGACCCGGTCCGCTTCCGCTACCAGGCGGTTGACGGAAACTTCGGTACCCCGGCTGGTCTTGCCGAGATACACCATGTTGGCTTCGTCCCAGGCGTCATGATTGAGGACGCGCACGCGGTGGCAGACGGTTTCGCCGCAGAGAGTGACAAATTCGCTTGCCGTATTTTGCCGGTGGCCGCCGACGACAATAAGGACGGTAATGTTTTCATCCGGTACGCCGGCCAGATTCAATTCATCCAGTAAAAGGGGCAGGACCTGGTCCATATTCTGCCAGGCGCGGGTAATATCGCTTACGGTGATGACGACAGTTTCTCCCGGACGAACCAGTTCGCGCAGAGGCGGGCTGTCGATGGGATGGGCCAGTGCCTGGCGTATGGCGCTGGAGACATCTTCAATCGGCGGATAATCGCGTCCTAAGACCTCGCAGGCTACCTGTTCGCTGGGCAGGGAAAAAGCAAGTTCTCTTTTGCCGTACTTGAGGGAAAAGGATTTTTGACTCATAATAAAGGCCTCCTTTTTGGGAAAATAAACGAAAATAATACAGCCAGTCTTCTCTTTGTATTTGTAAAAATCCTGCATTTTCAAGGCATTAATAGTACTTGTTTTTTCCGAGAAGCGAAGCAACGAGGATGGAACAGAAGTTGCAAGGAGAATCGAAGGGCGCCATAGAGGAGAGAAACGCATTTTATTGTTCAAAAACCGTTCTTCGTGGTTCTCCTACGGGCCCTCTCGTTTCTTCTAGCTTGGCGTTTTCTCTCAAATGCTTTAAAATGGAAAGTATTAGAAAGAAAATACAAGGAGGAGATGGGATGATACAAAGATC
Proteins encoded:
- the larA gene encoding nickel-dependent lactate racemase: MSQKSFSLKYGKRELAFSLPSEQVACEVLGRDYPPIEDVSSAIRQALAHPIDSPPLRELVRPGETVVITVSDITRAWQNMDQVLPLLLDELNLAGVPDENITVLIVVGGHRQNTASEFVTLCGETVCHRVRVLNHDAWDEANMVYLGKTSRGTEVSVNRLVAEADRVILTGGIIYHYMVGYGGGRKSILPGCSSIKTIRQNHLWALAPGGASGSNPNAFSGRTEGNECHEDMMEIAAFVKPDFILNVVPTPKGDFAGIFAGNWISAWRKGTKLVDEIYGVDIPEKGDVVITTAGGFPKDINLYQTGKTMDNAYYAVKRGGVVILLSECPDIYEPPEFSDWFKYGSRQEMEAALRKNFGIPGWVVLKEMECGDIATFVMVTLPQNADLVKKANMIPVSTMEEALAIAKERCASDAPRYIVMPQGANTVPLLDGKVSVG
- a CDS encoding diguanylate cyclase — encoded protein: MSNSSHYHRTLFERSPNAIAYHRLLRNDTGAVCDSLLLHVNPTLERFFQRPASELIGRRFLEVYPHYSERTQRFISSLDEASRSQTEITLSFHAHFIGKWLRTTLFALDADTVASISTDITQEVMQEMEFTGFLQSNLDMLAVGDKNGRFIRVNQEFENILGYSTDELEGQLVTDFIHPDDLEATLAALSTLQEEIPLNQFINRYRCKTGEYKYLEWRAHPIGNYIYASARDTSERRRLEKELQAVNAKLSEQTALLTTQNHRLQLQATTDELTGLYNRYFLDQVLDELLDRADRYNETISLVIFDLDRFKKVNDTWGHPVGDEVLKYTTRLAKKHLRRADILVRLGGEEFALLMPQTNLNDAIQAAEKLRQALETAPHPTAGCTTASFGVAERLRAESFKRWYKRADQAMYIAKESGRNRVMPSSIEDAHSLTNIDLHWQPAWNSGSREIDSQHHKLLELATLLLNQRGSLQTEKNLEELTAHIDFHFSAEARLLAKLHYEGAAEHAQLHQKLLAKFDQLIQTYRDGAIRTSAFFSFIIDDLIMDHMLKEDVKFFSFLRQKLAESDSHSPS